The nucleotide window TGAGCCGATCGTGGATCTTCTCCTGGATCTCAGCCTGGGTGGCGCCCAGCCTTTGCTATGAGGAAAACAGCAGGGAGTGTTAGAGGAAAACAATGCAAAGACTGTGTTAACAGTTGAAGATGACTGAGTAAACATCAAGTTTATGGGCTTCAAAATGCAATGAGCACAATGAGCATAGCTGGAGGCCACAGCGTGAAGGCGCACATGCAAGTGACAGTTACAGCCTCATTCATATGGGTGGGTCTCATAAGTGCTTGAGGCTTTGATTTACTGTAGGGCCTTGGCACACCTAACTATATACTCTCCTGTGCATCGCCTGCCACTTAGTCTCTTATGTGGTGCAAAGAGCTGTGGTACATATCAGCCTTTATTGACtttaatggcaaaaaaaatactgtacatcCAGGCAGCAATGTGACTGTCACCTCTGCTGGTCGCATCAACAGGCTTGTCATTACAAATTCATGCTGCATTGCCAacctttgttcaaacccacagaaatttattttaaattctagcagagTTCCAAAGTTTTCCAAAGACACCAGATatgttctgctgaattacagagaagtgtgactaaaatgatgcacatggctttaagatattttctatttgatgtcatggtgcagccatgaaacaacGGCTTCTTCGGTTTGGATATTTCtctcaatataagtgtgatgtagcttcaatgagaTGTTGCAACCAACATTTAAATATGTGATAATGtcataaaaaatagaaaaaaatctaactttggAGGTGCTTAAGGAGAAATGTAAGGGAAAATTCAAGTTCAAGGGGCtaagtaaaacacattttaatatatAGCAGCTCATAATGACCACCAACATGTATGAAACAGGATTGCTGTCATTCTGAGCGAGTATACAGACAGAAACAGTTAAATCTCACCTGCTCTTCGGCCCTCTCCTGCTCAGCAGACACCATATCGTGACCTTTGTGCTCTTTCACCGTGCAtagcacacagatacacatctGGTCCGTCCGACAGAACAGCTCCAGACCCTTCTGATGCTGCGGGCAGATCTGCCTGTCCAGGTGGCCAATTTCATCCACCAGCTTGTGCCTTTTGAAGGTGGCTGATTCGAAGTGGGGCTTCAGGTGCTTCTCACAATAAGAGGCCAGGCACATCAGGCAGGTTTTGATGGCCTTGTGCTTCTTGCCAATGCAGATGTCACAGCCTACATCCTGGGGTCCTGCAAAGTTGTAGTCCGGggatggtggaggtggtgggaaGGATTCAGAGGTGCGTTGGTGTGAGGAGTATCGGGAGCTTCCAAGGCGCCGCGGGGTGGGCCTCTTGTTGTACGTGACCCTGCACTGTGGGCAGAGGTAGGACCCTGTGTGGTCAGCATGGTCCCAGTATGTCTTCAGGCAGATGGAGCAGAAGATGTGGCCACATGGGATAGACACTGGATCCCTGAGGTACTCCTTACATAGGTGGCAGTCCTCCTGGTCAGACATGGCTCCAACTTAGTGCTGTTTCTTCTAATGCAGTAACGATGCTGTGAAGCAAGTCTTCTGAGTTGTGAGTCCTGTTCTGTGTCAGGACACAGGCAAAGTGATCTCACAGGTACTACCAGTGGATGTTATATAgagtaaacagagagagaggctaaaCTGGTTGAGCCGAAACCAGTAAAAAGAGGGCGTGGTGCAACAAGGCAACAGTGAACACTGCCATCAGTTTGACAAtggaagaatgaatgaaatgtgtgaTCATAAGGCACTTCATCACTGAGGGTAAAAATTCAATTCATCAATTGATCTAAGTTCTCCCACTTGATGTAGAagccacacaacacaaaaagacaatgtAGGTGGGTGCAAAGCGCGAAAAGGCCGCTGTCTGCCCTAGAGACTGATCGTTGTCCATATGATGAATATGCACTCAGACCAAGGCACAAGCTGACCTCTGAGTACAGGGAgtcaaacagctgctttttttccacagtgactGATGACAAAACTATTCCACTTCCGGTAATGAATTGCAACAGCTAATTAGTATGGGTACCGGCACTGATGCCTTTCATCACTGAAGCATACAGTCACTGGATGGAATGTGGTGATGCAAAGAAATACAGCTTAACGCACAGAAGTATGACAAGTGAGAAGAGGCAGCAGGAGCACGTCTCATGTTCCTCAGACTACAAGAACGTAACTaaaggaaggaggggaaagTCATGTAAAATTGATGTCTTATAAAAAATATTCCACCTAACAAATtatttggtctcatattcagtattaaaatcttgtttttcttcaaacaagtgaaaacatctgccagtagcatgagataatcccacttggttCCAGTTCACTTggttcaggaatttttctgggaacaagtatatacattgaaaaaaggcagaatgaggcagatcaggcCACTAGGACCAAGAAAAATGCCACTTgattcaaaatatatatatttatggaaacaagctgattagcactggaaacgaGGAATCATTTAACCCcagtggtggatttttttttcactcatattgagaaaaacaaaaaaaagatgagatgaaatgacttgttaaaatggagatttttttcctcactatAAAAAGTGGCACAAGGTCCAGGTGTTCAAGTAGATGAGAAAAGTTAAGCCTTTATTATTTCAGCCTTTATGGCTGAAAATAGTTTgcaaataaaggcttttaaaatTTTCTCATCCACTTGAATGCTTGGATGTGGAGTGTTGATATACCCttttaatgcagtttttttgtcaCAATTTGTCTCTTCCTTCAATAATGTATAGCAATATTAGCCTtatatgttttttcttcatgaGGCAGTGAGAATTCAGCACTGATCGCCTAACCAAGCACCTGTGAGCGGTTAATTATAAACTCTATGTTACATTCCAGTTCATTATCACTAAATCTTGCCGTGAGTTTTGACTCTCCAATTTGTTTTGCCTGCagatttttaaagtaaaaatcaGGATTGCATTACTGGGGTGTATTAGCACAGTTAAGATATTTAAACTGTAATAATGTCTAAATTAAATAGAATCAACTCCACCAAAACAAAGCAGTTCAGACTGTTACCTCTCCTAACCTAAAACATTTCCTCTGTATATTTCAGGTTGCAGTATATGCTCCTCCCTAGCAAGATGGAGTTTCAGGGTTGTTTAAATGGAGAAAGGAATGCAACCACACTTGATAGCTTAGATAACAGGAGGGCCGAGAAAGGCAGCTTTAAAAGATTCCATTGTTTTCGAGCCAGCAGCGACCAAGCAGAGTGCCAGTCATTACAAGACCTGCTGTCCATCAATAACAGTAACTGCCCCGCCATGCAATACAAAGCACACTCTCTCAGAATTGCACTTTCATTCCTTCATGCTCTGCAGCACAAGTGATGAAACTTCAGCTGCACCCATGCATAAAAATAATCACCTGAACAACATCATGttacaaaaaccaaaccaaaatttCCATCAgaatgttaatttgttttttcta belongs to Myripristis murdjan chromosome 14, fMyrMur1.1, whole genome shotgun sequence and includes:
- the ftr83 gene encoding finTRIM family, member 83 isoform X2 produces the protein MSDQEDCHLCKEYLRDPVSIPCGHIFCSICLKTYWDHADHTGSYLCPQCRVTYNKRPTPRRLGSSRYSSHQRTSESFPPPPPSPDYNFAGPQDVGCDICIGKKHKAIKTCLMCLASYCEKHLKPHFESATFKRHKLVDEIGHLDRQICPQHQKGLELFCRTDQMCICVLCTVKEHKGHDMVSAEQERAEEQQRLGATQAEIQEKIHDRLKQMEELKQAVDSLKNSAQRAMQECEKLFGDMMRSIERMQQEMAKLITSNKRAALNNAEGHMERLGHEISDLKRRDNEITQLFRTEDHIHFIQTYHMLIAQTEAEELPTVSVNPYFSFGTVTKAVSDMKQHLSEFGNDELVKVAKSINKMTFCQLEEAKKRRTMKADEVAMYRSVPTHEPQTRDEFLKYNRPARSSRGHRVSHQL